A window of Maniola hyperantus chromosome 26, iAphHyp1.2, whole genome shotgun sequence contains these coding sequences:
- the LOC117994414 gene encoding UDP-glucosyltransferase 2-like, giving the protein MKLAILLSVMSTAYAYNILCLQNIPSKSHFHLVKGLVYPLLEAGHKVTWITTFPGKPVTNLTYIDISHIQELTRHLDMTNPDSQNLDVVKGFAWNVSRSTLETPAVRNALLSQKYDAVISEWFFSETEVGYAVVQDAPWILLCGMVLHPHLEYLVDTVRSVPTIPAMMSDYGTPMTLWQRIQNTLNFLFFTYHTTSSWSANKANYEKYFEPLAKARGVTLPPFYEAMHNISIMFVNSHPSFAQPFVTPPNVVDIAGYHIDEDVPPLPKDLQDLLDSSRQGVIYFSMGSVVRSAALPEQTRSELVKMLGELPYTVLWKFEEQMEGLPRNLHIRPWMPQSSILSHPNLKVFITHGGLLSILESLHFGVPVITVPVFGDQHSNAQRSVRGGHAVKVDFNLPELAGNLKIALKEMLNNNSYYNRAREISRLFRKRPVSNKKLIQHYVELAIESKGAYHLRSKSLLYSWYQLWMLDQLAVLILALSVVVIIIKKLFTNLFRKKEKASTGKKVKKN; this is encoded by the exons ATGAAGTTAGCGATACTCCTGAGTGTCATGTCAACGGCATACGCATACAATATACTATGCTTGCAGAATATCCCTTCCAAAAGCCACTTCCATCTTGTGAAGGGGCTGGTTTACCCCCTACTTGAAGCTGGACATAAG GTGACATGGATCACAACTTTTCCCGGCAAACCTGTAACAAACCTGACTTACATCGACATAAGTCATATACAAGAGCTAACAAGGC ATTTGGATATGACCAACCCCGATTCCCAAAACTTGGACGTGGTGAAGGGGTTCGCATGGAACGTCTCCCGGAGTACCCTGGAGACTCCAGCAGTGAGGAACGCGCTCCTCAGTCAGAAGTATGATGCCGTCATCTCTGAGTGGTTCTTCTCGGAAACGGAGGTTGG GTACGCAGTGGTGCAGGACGCGCCATGGATCCTGCTGTGCGGCATGGTGCTCCACCCACACCTGGAGTACCTGGTGGACACGGTGCGCTCCGTGCCCACCATCCCCGCCATGATGAGCGACTACGGCACGCCCATGACGCTGTGGCAACGCATCCAGAACACCCTCAATTTCCTCTTCTTCACCTACCACACCAC GTCAAGCTGGTCCGCCAATAAAGCAAACTACGAGAAATACTTCGAACCACTAGCTAAAGCGCGCGGCGTTACCCTACCTCCCTTCTACGAGGCGATGCATAACATTTCCATAATGTTTGTGAACTCGCACCCATCTTTCGCACAACCATTCGTCACTCCACCCAACGTGGTGGACATCGCCGGCTACCACATTGACGAAGATGTGCCACCTCTACCCAAG GACCTCCAAGACCTCCTGGACTCATCCCGCCAGGGGGTGATCTACTTCAGCATGGGCTCCGTGGTCCGTTCCGCCGCGCTGCCGGAGCAGACCCGAAGCGAGCTGGTCAAGATGTTGGGGGAACTGCCCTACACCGTGCTGTGGAAGTTCGAGGAGCAAATGGAAGGGTTGCCCAGGAATCTTCACATTAGACCCTGGATGCCGCAGTCTAGCATACTCT CGCACCCCAACCTGAAGGTGTTCATCACCCATGGCGGTCTGCTCAGTATATTGGAATCTCTCCACTTCGGCGTGCCAGTAATAACTGTGCCAGTCTTCGGAGACCAGCACAGCAACGCCCAGCGTAGCGTGAGGGGAGGGCATGCTGTAAAAGTCGACTTCAACCTGCCAGAACTGGCAGGGAACCTCAAAATCGCCCTCAAAGAGATGCTCAATAACAACAG TTACTACAACCGCGCGAGGGAGATCTCGAGGCTGTTCCGCAAGCGCCCTGTCTCCAACAAGAAGCTCATTCAGCACTACGTGGAACTGGCCATCGAGAGCAAAG GGGCATACCACCTGCGTTCCAAAAGCCTGCTGTACTCGTGGTACCAGCTGTGGATGCTGGACCAGCTCGCCGTACTTATACTAGCACTGTCCGTAGTTgtgataataattaagaaaCTCTTTACTAATTTGTTTAGGAAGAAAGAAAAGGCTAGTACAGGTAAAAAGGTGAAGAAAAACTAA